aaaggaaagtgataagggtgaaatatattattttctaaatgttatgtcaaaatctatcacaaacttggatttttgtaataaaaatgtcaaaatttttgcttgctcgcttcgctcgcagcTTTTTATCAATTTCACGCGATACGCTATATCGAGCTccctcaaaattttggctcattacaccactgggACAACTCCTTcacagaaacaaacaaaaatcaacttagagtggccgatcggggaaaatatgggtgaaaaaaaattgccacccccctattggcggaagctaGATCCGCCCCGGCCTGCACCAGAAACGGAAGGAGCAGGGACATTTGTTCCCCTCCAATCAGTCAAAGTcaagaggagaaaaaatatagagAGAATACGTATATAGGGGGAATTGCCTTCCCCGGGTCCCTGGCAAAtggaaacaaaaatacaactacataggtgaaaaaaaaactattacgTGCTCAAAAACGCCAACTTTCAGCATGAAAAACCCACCCATTTTCTCAATGGTCGCTCCATTTTCTCAATGGTCGCTTCATTCCCTGGTATATATTGACCAAGATAAAACACTGTCTTCAATCTTCCATGAGCATCATGACAAAGGAAATTGGAGGGGGTTTGTCAAAATCAGTTGGGCCCCTCCCATGTAAATATTGGAGCAATGTGATCAACCTAATACCAttttaaaaaagagataaatttCAACAAGCGTGCCGAAAGCGGAGGGCCAGGGCGGTCACCCACACCCAACCTCAAAAGGGTAGGCAGAGTTCAGGCCCGTTTACACAGCATCCGGCACGGCGACCGTGCCGGAATGCCGTGCACGGTCGCCGTGCCGGATGCAGTGTAAACGGCCCTTTAGACGATGTTATTACGTGCtacaaatcctttaatttcaataacaaagatAAAGAGCATCAGAGTAAAGGAGCTTCAAGAAATTGGGAAAGGAGTAGGGAGTACAACCCCGATTGCCACAAAAATTGTAAcaaagcaccccccccccccattcgtaATTGCTTCAAGCGCGCCTGATGTGACAGATGCTAGAAATATTGAACGAGGAATTGAAGTTACAAGAATCTGATTATGGGATCAATTTCTATTAAGGGCAAACCAGCATTCATTAATCTCGAAGATTAAGAAGTCCATCATAATCCCTCCTTGGAATACCTACCTCATCCCCGTCCTCCactcccccttttctttccctctctcccttctctatttcttccttttccctctttttctttcatctcccccccccccccccgtctctaGTGAGTAAACCTCTACCTCTCTCCCTTTAGGGGAAACGCagttattcatgaaaaataacacCTCCTtctcccctccctcccttctGTTCTATTGTTCTCTctcctcttcccccccccccccccactctcccccgcctctctctctccctctctttctctctctctctcacacacacacaatttttGTCTCTTTCTCTCCAACCTCCTCTCTCCCTTTAGGggaaatacaataataatttatcaGAAATAACATCACATCATACTTGTTACAATACTTGAAGGAGGCCATATATCATAAATTATTCTTTAAGAAAGTACAAGTAATCAAAATCTGGTAGGATTTGTGTTGTCAATTATGTTAACTTCACCAGTTAACATATCAACTAAGTCTATATCCAATTTCACATTACTATAGACAAAACAAAGACGCTTTGTATATTCAATATTGTCTTTATTACTCTAAGACTAGCATCTTTTTATACACCAATGCACCACATGGACATCAATATTTACTTATCAGATgttcacaaaatgttgcattgaAACAAAATGACCAAATGGCATAGTCACACTGCTGAatcaactctttatgaaatcgTTTATAGGGATAATTGATTGCCCGtattttcaagtttcatgaactagatccataaaatttcaaagttatgatcaCAATTCCATAAATATCTCCAACATggccaagttcattgaccctaagtgaacttttaccttggtcatgtgacctgaaactcaaataagatgttcagtaatacttgattacccttatgttcaagtttcataaactaggtccatatactttcttagttatgatgacatttcaaaaacttaattcTCATACTGAAAGATAAtaattttcagatatttttcttgtatttggAAATCATGGTATAGAAATATTTGTTACAGTATCCTTCCAAccaaattaaggtaaatttgtTAAAAAGTACATTCCATTGTAATCTAAGACAGTTGTTGATTAATGAACAGTAATAAAATTAAACTTATCACAGATTTAATTCagcattatcattaaaatgggTACCAATTGATTGCAgtggagaaaaaagaagggataCACATATGACAGAGAATTGAACTCGAAGATCAATGTTACAATTGCATtttaaaacatcaaaatattcaaaaataacTTATGCATTATGGCGAAATATTTGGGTCATAGACGACTGGTACCAACATGATATCACACAATCACGGTCAACCATGACCTGATCTCATATGATATGTtataatgaattgatttttattgcAATTTCTGTAGATAATGACAGGAAGTAATGCATGGGTGGAGTCAGGGAACATCGCCCCATGGATTTTGTGTTTCAGGGGTATGAGTTTGAAGAAACAGAATATTTAAGaacattcctttttttccaagaaattaGATTCACCTTCTtttcacattttaaataaacctgtttttctgtaaaaaaaaaatcgattcaAGAGAATTTATATAAGGAACACCTCTATTCAAAGAAAAGAGGGCAGTGAAGAATATGATCTAATTTCTTTGTGCAGAAACTGAAACAAGCCAAATGTGTATGGTGctacccaaaaaaaaaactctccACAAGCACAGTCCATATCCAAATGACATTATTCCATGTAAATTTGCCCACATTTCTTGGATCAAATTATGAACTTCTCAACTTAAGAGAAATTTTAAATAGAGATGTATCATGCAAGTGTTGCATGACTTGTTTTAATAATTAAGCAAGTTATGAAAGTTACTGTATAAATATTACTTATAAAAGcattatcttcatttttttaaattaacacCACCAGTAATCACTCTATGGGAATAAAATAGCATTACAATTACACGTGCTCTGAGGTGACTACAGCAACCATCCCACttgataaaacaaatcaaattaatgTAGCTACATCAAAATGGACTTCACAGGCAGGAATGGTGTGTTTTCTCCAGATACAAATGCTTCATTGCATTTCCAGAACTACAATTGTCTCTTTGCAGTATATTCTCTTTAGAGTCTTTAAACAATCAAGATTTAAGCGTTCTCTCAGTATGTTGGCATCTTGTGGATTGCAATTGTGACATCCTGGTGCGACTTGATCATAACATTCCTGGATTGTGAAGAGATTTTTACGAAAAGTTAATTAATTCAAGTGTTTTATTGTATTCAGAGATTTAGAAAGATAGAACGCTAGAATGATGTCATGATGAAAGAAAAACTATGatctttaatatttatttaatcaattaGGGGAGAGTGGGGTAAATAAGGCCACTTGTTAGTTTTTAGCTTACTGCTGAAGAATGGTAGGGTCAAATGGATGACTGTTTTTTACGTAGTATTTGAGGCAGTTCTTTAGCACAGATCTTGAGCATAGAGAACATGTCACAGCCTAGTGCACATGGCTAGGAGGagcacaaaattttgaaagtagCATTGTCACTTACATGTAAGTGATGCGAGTAATGTATCTACCCAGTAATGTGTATTAACTTTTATCTTAGTTTACTTGTGTAAGGTATTATTGTGCATGCCAGAACTGTAGAAAATGTCATCACTTTCCCTCTTTGTTTTCTGACTGGATGCCTATGAACTCAACATGTCTAATGGGGCAAATGAGGCCATCCGGATTTACATAAATAAAACTCTATGGTTACATAtcttaaaactttaaaatgcaatgTAGACATCACTACACTTGATTAATGTATGTGCACTGTCAACTACCAATAAAATATGTAGATACACAATGATATAACTGTGACAGTAGAAAACACAATGCATGAATTTTTTTCCATAATATTAGATAGGATTAATAAATTAATCCTAAATAAAATGGGGGTATTTTGGTAAATAACTAAATGTTAATAACATGATTGTTAATAGTAAATGTGATTGCATCAAACCAACTGaattattcttattttgaaaacgGCTACATAAATTAGGTTTTAATCAGACAGCCTCATTTGTTCCATTTAGGTGGGCAAATAAGGCCACCCGGCAGAAATATTAATGtctcattaatatgcaaattaggctgaTTAGTTCTAACATTTCTAATGGATAATGTCAGTCTACTCTATATCTAGTAATAGACATCTAATCATGTTTCTACCGGCTGctttactttaaaaagataTAATTGGCCCCTACTATCTTTGACTCTACATCTTTCTTTGGCTGCAaatttaatgaatgaaataatatcaTTGCATAATTTCCAAATCTTGTCTTAACAAATATGACAACAAAATGAACAAGAACTCTGCCATCAACCATAATGTACAACTGGATAGAGTGGCATGTTTATGGATTCCACATGAGGAAGTTACAAGGTAATTCTGCAGACCTGGATTTTTTCCTAAGTTAAGTCTTTTGAATTACAAGTTGGTCTCTAGATTACACATGCACAGAAGTAGTGGATGACTCAACGGTCAAATCCGTCTCAATCAgttgatttgaaatttaaaaaaaaataatcaaacaatcataatgctgaaaaattcatcataaGTAGGATATAAAATCAGAAAGTTTTGACTtaaaaagtttcacttattttctcAAAACAAATGTATACACAACACAGGTGATACgcaaatgaaagaaacaatgatgtcacacactcattccatgtactttattatgtgATGTAGCAAATACATTTCAATTGTTGCTAATTTGATAATTAGGGAACTCTTTATAGGACACAACAATGGCAATTCCACATTTTAGAAGGAACAAAGCAGTGCTTCATAATCAAGAAgaattgaatattcatatcaattcaataaattacaaaagaaaatgtgagtgatgcatacatgtataattcttTTGTGACATTAAGAGAAAGTTTAAAACATCATTAAGttgcttattttacatccaatttcgatgaaattgtcagcattatataaaattttcatgaaattgtcctcattatgcttgtttgatgttCTCTTGTTTTATTTGGCCTTTCATCGCTAAATTGTTCACATAGTATACATTTGCTTTCTGAATACATGAACCTCTTCTCTATTGGCATATTAGTACCTACCCTTTATCTGACTCTAAACAGATAACTGGAGTACTGTTGTTTTCTGGTACTAGAAGGGATGCTTGCTGAGAGAGAGAGGCTATGATTCCTGCACATCCTGATGAGACTGTCCCTTTAGCTGTAGAAAGGAAATGAATTGTGAGTGGAATTAGTCttaacaaaatttgaaagaGATAAAGTTGagtaaatttcaatttaaaaaattgaacagATGAGATTATTAAAATCATCTCCATGAAACACaagaaactaaaaaagaaattacTGTTCACTCATAGGATATCAGTAATAAGCTTTAGAAATCCGGGTTTAGAACTAAGAAGTCCATGAAGTATCCAGAATCTATTTAAAGAATACAAGACAAAGCATCTAATCACTTTGACAAGATGCAAAGAGGTACTCCTGGCTGAAAAATAATTGTATCTAAAGAAATAAAGTGAAATTCaccaagcaaaacactgaaaatcgaaatttgataataaataattaagttTTGAATTCTAAACTTTAGCaatagtttgtgaaaacagttatctACATgctgtcatgaatatgcaacaggcgagctgatgatgtcatgtcccaaCATTCCCTTCTCTTAcatcattacatgaaattaaaccatacttcatattttcatacatgtgtgtactACCTTGTAAAAAATATGTAGCAGCAAGGATTTTCTGATAcaataaatcagttgtcaatccattttttcctCATCCATAGaggataaaaatataattttatataatttcattctcacccccccccccccctgttgaaCTCTCCGTGTATCACATCATAATTGTCTCCCACAAAGTTTAATGTTGGACCATACTTACCACTGTAACAAAGTCCCTGTTTGTCAGCACAAAGAACTCCCATAACTCCAGGGGCATCCATTCTaagaaaaataggaaaataGACATGacaaatatattgaaatttatGCTGGTTGCCAAAATCTAATAGTTCCCTGACATCAATAAACAACTATGAGGCAACAACAATTTCACTGAAGTAACTCAAAAacttactgtatcttataaaatatttgtgctatcatgataaatttgatataaaacaaatgagtatttaatgccccttcatcacattgctttgtcatcaggagctgatgAATATTTAGgtgtaatttttttcccaaagAATCTTCATAAATTAGATAAATTAGAatgaaaacttgacaaaaacatttcataccTGTGCTAGTttcttctcaacacaaacatttcagattacacttttttgttcagtggtgacacaTCATgacagaaaatgtaatataaatcatagatttgacatttatatatttttatgaaacaatgtttgaaaatataatatcaaacaatagaacacatttggcacgaatattactttttttcttcaaagaaaattccacctgaaatacaCTTTAATTCCAACtgcatcccaatcatgtgaaagagcttaacacactcttttatcttttatttgataccaaatttgtcatggtagtatttatatttctgaatatatagtaaattttacgattTTTGGCAAGTGAACGAATTTCaatgaattccatgggtgtatgtaaacttttggcctcaactgtgtaagggcgaagtctatgaatgggtttattccgtTATAATACACATTTAGACTTTAAGTCAAAGGTAGAGGGCGTTAAGGCGCATTGCGAACATTGAAAGAAGACAAATAATTTGCCTTAAATGCAGAtgtagaaagatatatatatatacgcacTCACAGTGCAACTGCGTCCAACAGTAGAGGAAACCCATTTCCAGATAtaaatttcacaattattaaatatgttttaactataaatttgatacttatggtaggagtggaatctcatctttaATTTGAGACCAACAGCATAGCAAATCACGCATGGTGggtaaaaaacaatattaagGTCTTTAAGAAAcaatttgcgcagaaactcacgTAAAAATCCGAATAGACTCTTCAGGGATCAGTGAAAGAAACTTCACAAAGAATCCGAAAGAAATGCTAACGAGTCAATTATCGAATAAGCATGGTTGTCGTAcacgaaccaatcttgtccaatttttctgcacaacctgatttttacattaaaatttcaaactcatCTTGCTTATTAATGCGCAAAGTGTTTGTCACATATTAGGTATAAAAATGTAGAGGAATGATTGATTGTATGATGACATAAATGGAACATAATTAATTTGCCCTTGAAGAAAAATGATGTGGGGaacccattttccttttttgtgggatgcagTGTAAATCTGGAGAAATAATTAATCTGCAAACTGAAACTGATGGGTTTAAAATTTaaggaatatttttaaaaaaggaaaaaacaatACAGGTTCAGATATGagcaaaagaaaatgtttgtacaatattaatgaaatgcacACTAACCTCGCATTTAGTGTGAGTTACATACATCTAAACCCAACTTGCCCgaaagatacatgtacttgctCCTAAGCACTGCTTAGGAGTAAGTATCTTTCAGAATTTGCTAAGCAAAGTTCtgaaaacttcatttttttccacATCCAGATATTTTATAGATCTAATTGGGCCTATGATTTCTTTATTCacaggttatatcataaccttgttcattgaattgGTTCATTAAATGAGTGTTCACAGGCTTAAGATTTGTAAATGTCCAAAATGAAGTCATACctgttcattttttaatatctcTTTGTCTGATAGGGGTCTATGTTTTCCGTAATTATGAAGCTACATGAGCTAACCAAATCGTTGTTCTTGTTAACCAAATATCAACTGAATGAAATTGAGTCTGAGGATTTTTACTACGTTAATAAATAATAGCATGAGTGAGTGGCTAGTACTTTTATCATGGAGCTATAAGCCTATAATTCTTGGACTCGTAATCACATGAACAAACAAGGACCTTAACTCCCTTGATTTCTGCCGTcagcaaaacaaaaacataatttcGAACAAAaaccacccaagggttcattacatgccgccgcgcacagaaaaatcaagccatagaagtcgtgtgttgtggacccaagaagtgagatcccagcacgcgcgacccactagttagaaatccactgccaaacgcggttcgtggtgcgaggctagtatactaatactaacctcgcaatacgcgtGAGTGAACAAAAACTAGAACATAGAAGCTTACTGCTTTACATGAAATTGAACGCACGGGACTGGTATAAACTATAATTTCCATGTAAATATCCCCGCATACGACCTCGAAAAATTGAGTCTCCCTCacaatttaagaaaaattacTATATAGTAATACTATACAGTATTAAATCAAGTTAAATACTCACGTGTCGTCTAAAAGTTTGTCGAGATTTTGttccattttttaaagagagTTTTCAATTTCAGACGGATCACGATTTATTGATACATGTTCTACTTTGTCATGTGACCGCGGAATATCATGTGATCGACCGTGCAGCTGTCCCTATATTCGTAGTCTGCGGGTACAGACCAAAATTTGcacttaaattaaaaaaaaaagatggtatCTACAGAAGTCTATCTGTATTTTCTGTACCTGGTACCGAGGATTTATAgccatataattttcatttttatcaggtagtctaaaaaaacaacaacagagaACAGAGCACCATAATACGTTtcgatgaaggggggggggggggggcggccggGGCCAGCTCCTGCGCCGAACGGAGCACCAGCCTCGATGCTCGaatccatattttttaaaggtgTTTCTAttaatttgcccccccccccaaaaaaaaaaaaaaaaaaatgaagaagaagaagaatcgGGTAGCCTATCAACTCTATCTTGCTCTAGCGCATCGAAGGGGCGTTGagaaaaaattcacaaaaaaaaacacctaaGTTTGTCATCCTTTTTGGCCACACACAAGAAAACTGACAAAGAAAGTGGTATTCCGgggtgaaaataatgatatgaacagataaagaaaaatcagacaaacacagcactgaaaatatgatcaaaatcggacaaggaataacgaagttattacAGATTTGCATTATATCACAGCTAGTCCTAAAGCGCATGtcttcattaaaggacaagtccaccccaacaaagagttgatttgaataaaaagagaaaactccaacaagcataacactgaaaatttcatcaaaatcggatgtaaaataagaaagttatgacattttaaagtttcgcttaatttcacaaaacagttatatgcacatcctggctggtatgcaaatgaggagactatgatgtcatccactaactatttcttttgtattttattatatgaaatattctaatttgttcctcattgtcaagtgatacaactattaattcctccctgaacatgtggaattagcatattgttcaatactatatggttcattcaagttggtccttatggtcaaatctataaaaaatgaaatattgtataattcaaacaataaagaacaaaagaaaaagtgagtgaaggacatcatcgactgactcaccaagttgtgcatatcactgttttgtgaaaaataagcgaaactttgaaatgtcataactttcttgttttacatccgattttgatgaaattttcagcactatgctagttagattttctctatttattcaagacAGCATTTtcctagggtggacttgacctttaatatacaATGAGGAAACCGATGATGTGATATCCCCATctgttctttgtattttattacatgaaaatgtgttcattcatattttgtaccacaagaactaaaaaaattggattaaAAACTGGTTTAACGCATTAAATACTCATTGCTGCAACTGACTTTATTATGTGGTGAACATAATCATACACACATGCATGAAAATATGAAgttattatgatttcatgtaataataacataagacaagtggaatgcctctggccgtctcacctgcatcacgcgattcaatatagcagcagtgctgattttgaaaactactataactcgcacaagatgttcagtgatacttggttactcttatttccacgttttatgaactagaccaatacacttatagagatatgatggcaattcaacaagtacccccaacgtggccaaagttctttgaccttacatgacctttgaccttgatcatgtgacctgaaactcgcacaggatgttcagtgatacttgattactattatgtccaagttctatgaactagaccaacacactttcaaatttatggctgtaattcaacaaataccccaatttggccaaagttcattgaccctaaatgacctttgaccttgatcatgtgacctgaaacttgcacaggatgttcagtaatacttgattactagtatgtccaagtttcatgaatcagatccataaactttcaaagttatgatggtaattcaacagatacccccaattcggccaaagttcattgaccctaaatgacctttgaccttggtcatgtgatgtgaaactcatgcaggatgttcagtgatacttgattaaccttatgtataagtttcatgaactaggtccatatattttctaagttatgatgacatttcaaaaacttaaccttaggttaagattttgatgttgattcccccaacatggtctaagttcattgaccctaaatgacctttgaccttggtcatgtgacatgaaactcaggcaggatgtttagtaatacttgattaaccttatggccaagtttcatgaactaggtccatatactttctaagttatgctgtcatttcaaaaacttaacctcaggttaagatttggtgttgacgccgccgccgccgccgtcggaaaagcggcgcctatagtctcactctgctatgcaggtgagacaaaaatgaagtgTGGCTATGACACCTAatgaatgtgcatataactcttttacaaaatattgctaaattttgaaattctataattttattatttgtaatcagattttgatgaaattttcagaactTGTTTGCTtgatgaattttactctatcaTTTTCAGCCCGAAGTACCCCTTTAAGGAAAACACCTGACGATATACAAGTCATGATGTCGAAGTGACATTCACTGAGCAACGAGCTTCAATCCAATAATAAACATGCATGAAATTGTTAAATTTTCTGTTCTCTCCGATCCGAGTCTAtctccccgcccccccccccccccttccgctccctctcttctctctttctatctatctttcccCATTTCACTCACTTTCTCGCCTTCCCTCCTTTCTAACAGTATCTTTTTTTAACATCTTCTTTCTCTCAGTTGTTTTCC
This genomic interval from Lytechinus pictus isolate F3 Inbred chromosome 3, Lp3.0, whole genome shotgun sequence contains the following:
- the LOC129257058 gene encoding ragulator complex protein LAMTOR5-like translates to MEQNLDKLLDDTMDAPGVMGVLCADKQGLCYSAKGTVSSGCAGIIASLSQQASLLVPENNSTPVICLESDKGNVMIKSHQDVTIAIHKMPTY